The Pirellulales bacterium sequence AATCGGTGCCCGAGAAAACGGCCGTCTAGCTCGCATGCTCAGTCTAAAAAGCAGCACGGCGCCGTGGTGGCTCGACACGGTCGAAGAGAACCTCGAAGACATCCTGCTCGACCACGCGCACTGCGAGAAGAAAGCGGCGGGCGTGGCGATGAACTTGATCTTCGCCTACGTCGACAAAGTCGACCTGGTGCGCGAGCTAACGGAGATCGTCAACGAAGAGCTCGATCATTTTCGCCAGGTGCTCGATTTGATCGAATCGCGTGGACTGAAATTTCGCAGGCTCACGCCCTCGAGCTATGGTCGGCAGCTCAATGATCTCGTGCGCAAGCAAGAGCCGGGCAAGGCGGTTGATCGATTTCTGGTGGCCAGCCTGATCGA is a genomic window containing:
- a CDS encoding tRNA-(ms[2]io[6]A)-hydroxylase; this translates as MLSLKSSTAPWWLDTVEENLEDILLDHAHCEKKAAGVAMNLIFAYVDKVDLVRELTEIVNEELDHFRQVLDLIESRGLKFRRLTPSSYGRQLNDLVRKQEPGKAVDRFLVASLIEARSCERFALLKDRLSDRTLAEFYASLFESEARHHATYVRLAMLFDIPERVSARLDELAAAEAEIIDRGDPLARMHS